One Acidobacteriota bacterium genomic window, ACCAAAGTCTCTGATGGCAACTGGTATGCGAAGACTTCATCCTCATAGGTGATGGTGTAACCCCCAATTAACAGAATTTCGTTTAACAGTCCCAGCCCCCACCAGGCACGCCGGCTTAGGGGCAAATTGGCGAGCCGCTTCCATCGCTCCGTTTCAGGGTCGAATTCGAAAGCGGTGTTGAGGTTTACTACATGCCGTCCTGCATTTGTCGCTCCGCCCAGCACATAAATTTTCCCATTGACCGCCGCGGCGGCGTGATGGATGATGCCCGGACCCGGAATTGCAGGCAACCCCTGCCAGCCTTTCCGCGGTGAATGCGGGTCCCACCTCCACAAGGAGCTGCTCGCTGTCGAGTAATCACCAACTTTCGACATACCCCCTGTTAGATAGATCAAGCCACTGCAAGCCACCGCAACCGCATAAAATCGTGGCTCTGGAAGTTCCGCAGTAGTTACAGCAGTCCATTCTCCTGCATGAAACTTCACCGCGTCGGAATGGGCTTCACTTTGCCTGACGCCGCCAAATATGTACAAGTCGCCATCATAAACTACAGACGCGGCATCGCTCCTGGCCTGTGCAAGAGGCTCCGCTTTGCCCCAGGAATTGTGAACAGGATCCAGTATATCGACGTCAGCCGTCCAATGTTTCTGCTGATTAATCCAGTAACTTCCACCCGCCACTACGTACATGCGGTTAACCACGCCGGCCATGTACCCGGCCCGGGGTAACGGCAACGCCGCGCGGTCTTTCCAAACAAGTTTTCGCATGCGAGGGGGCGAACCATCCAGTAAAGGGGTATACAGCAAAACACTGATGCATTTGAGAGGCACTTCTCCTGCTCAGAATTCGATTAGCAGGAGCCTGCTGGAACAAACTTTGTCACTCTGATAATCCGCCAGGATCTTTTCGGCGTGTTCTTGCCACCATAATGGCAGCCTCATCGGATTCCGTATGCGACCACTAGCGGACGGCTCTGGCAGATCCCTCATGGGGAGAACAAAACCTTCCCATTGCCTCGCCGTGCAAATTCACACGCCGTCCGATATCGGGTCCCTTCTTTGTCTCCTGCAAGAGTTCAACGCCGTGGAGCAGGAATCCGCGATCTTGGGGCACCAGAGAAGTGTTAATTTCGCAGTCTCTAAAATAGTAGTTTGTTGGGAAATCGTCCGAGGGGCACCCCGGGCCGCCAAATCGACGCGAGCCGGCCAGACCCATGTCGACCTCAATGGTTCCCGCCCTTCGGCTCAGAAAAATCAGAAGGTTTGAGTTTGTGTTAATTCCTGTCGTAACCGCACCATGATAACGCCATCCATGCATAGACTTTGGCGGATTTGACCACATCTTCGAGCGTAACGTATTCGTTGATGGCGTGAGCCACCAACAGACTGCCAGGCCCACAAACCACCGTTGGTATTCCGGCCGCATCCAGGAATGCTGCATCGCACACGGCGGCAAAGCCGCGGAATAAACTCCCATCCCCCTCGACCTGGACGCCCGCTGCTCGCGCCGCTTGATGGCAGCACTGGGCGACCGGATGTTCGGTTGAGATCTCAGCCGCCGGCCAATTGAGCTTCCACTCAATGGTTGGGGGATGCTTTTCAAGCCATGGGTCAAGCTGTGCCGTTCGATGTATCCATTCTTCGATTTCCTGCTTGATGGTCTCCTCGGATTCCTGCGGAGGATACCAGATCGCATATTCGATTTCACAAAACTCTGAGATCACAAAGGGGATAAGCACTCCATGCGGCCCACCCCTGATAACTCCAGGGTGAATCGTAAAATGACCAGGCTTGAATAGCAGATGACTCTTGCTTTGGCCCCAGTGTTCTTCCAGTTTTTGAAGGCTCTGGAGAATTATCATCCCCTTTTCGATGGCGTTGACACCCACCCTTGAACCAAGACCTCCGGCCCGGATCAGTTCATCTCGCACCGAGGAGTGTGTCGCCCTCCCTGTACAATTGAGCGTCATCCATAACAACCCTGGTGTAACGGGAACAACGGCGAGAGGCAGGGGCGGAGCAGTTGGTTCAGACACGCAGGCTGCATCGGCGCGATAACCGCGGCGGATACATGCGCTCGTTCCCAATTCATGGTCCATAGTTTCCTCACCCACCACGCTTTCGAGAATGATGTCTCCTCGTAACTTCAATCCACACTCCTTAATGGCAAAGGCCGCGATGTACTGGGCCGCTATTCCGGCCTTCATGTCACATGCTCCGCGGCCATAAAGACGTCCGTTATCGATTACACCGCTAAAAGGATCCTGAAACTTCCAGTCCGCGTGGTTACCAACTGGAACAGTATCGATGTGGCCGTTGAAAATCAGCGATCGCCCCCCGCCACTGCCGGCGAGAACTCCCACGACGTTCGCACGTCCAGGTTCTTCCTCCCACAGATCAACCTTGCAGCCCAAGCGGCGATATTCCTGTGCCAAATGTTCATTGCAGGCTGCTTCACCACCGACCACTTCATTTCGATTGACACCGGGATAATTTGGATTGATGCTGGAAATTCGAACTAACTCGGAACATAGGTCTGCCAGCTTCTCCTCCAGGTCATCCACAATGGAAAAAACCTTGTCCTTGATATTCTGTTCGACTGAAGACATTGACCTATGCTCACCTTTCTTCGCTGACATCTTTCTGCCTGGCTACGTATCGACAGAGATAACCAGGAACTGATGTAAGTCTGCCGGGAAAGCCCTTTGGACTCTCTACAACATCTTTCGCATTGCGGAGGGCGCTCAAGTGAGCACGGTAACGCGCAGGCATTTCGATGGCTTGCAGGGCGATGCCTTTGCGATCTCCATCGATGGATCTGCCGGGCGCCTGCCGCGTACCGTTTTGGCTAAAACTCCCTGCTCTCAAAATACGCCCCGCAAAAGCTGCAAGCCTTAACTTTTCGATCATGGCTGCACCAAGAAGACTTGCGTGCGGAGGCCTGTAATACTGGTCATCCACTTGTGGCTTCCAACAGACACAACCGAAGCAATCAGCCGCACAAAATCGAGACGAATTAAAGAACCGACCGTGATGCACCAGACCTAATAGTACGTGGACAAGGTAACACAAAGACGTCATACTGTCGACGATCGACGAAAATTTCCAGATTTATCGTTCGGCATTTCGACTCTTTCCGCTCTTTGATTCAAAGTCAAGTGTTCGACATTCAAGGAGAGTATCCCAAAACAGTCGGGAACGTACCCTTGGCTAACAGATTCATGACAAGGCAATTGGATAAGCGTTTGTGCGGAATGGCTGGCGCTGAAAATAAAGGTCCGGTCTTAAGGTGTTCAGCTGAATTTATGCAGGCAGCGCGAATTTCAGCGATAATAGAATTCGTGGGTCGGCGAGAATCCGTCGACTGCCGTCCCCGCAAAGGTGAGCAAGTCTCATTGGTATGTCGATTCAAGGGCGTGGTAATATCACCACGTGATAAGCGAGCAGGCCGACAAGCCAACCAGGGAGTTACTATGGCGTGCGGCCGAGAAGTCTGATAATTGGTTTGAGCAGGAAGTGCGTTTATTCTGAAAATTTATAGTCGGATTTGATTCAAGGGGCATAAAGGGAATATGCGAGGAATGTTCAAAAGTATTCGTACAGATACGACGTTAAAACAGAAAACGCTTCAGTTATTAACAGATGCAATCCTTTCAAGCAAAATCAAGCCAGGCGAGAGGTTAAATGAAAGTGAAGTGGCAAGAATGCTCCATGTCAGTCGAGCCCCTGTCCGAGAGGCCATGCAACAACTGCACGAACAAGGCTTGATCGTTAACGTGCCGCGCCGCGGGATGTTCGTGGTGAGCTTGGACGAAGAGAGTATCCAGAAAATCAACAGCCTAAGGCTCTTGTTGGAAGCCGAAGCGCTGCGGCTCGCCCGCTTATCGGGAAATTCCAGAGGTAAGGAAAAGTTGGAACACCTGGTGGAAAAAATGGAACAGACGGACTACGGGCCCACGAGTGAAGTGGTACACGACGACATGGAATTTCATCGCATGGTTTGGAACCTAGCAGGGAATGAATATCTCGAAAAGACGTTGGTTAGTCTGACAGCTCCGCTATTTGCCCACGCGATGTTAACGTTACTCCGCAAAGAGAAGCAGAGGATGCTCGTAGGGTCCCATCGGACCCTGCTGGACTTCGTACTGGGGCGCGGCCGCGAATCTGCTGAAGAAGTAATCCTGAACCATCTAAGGCTTGGTTGGAATAGCCCGGACAAATTCTCAAGCATCAAGGAGTCTGCGATTTTAAGCGCTTCGGAAAGTCGAGATATGGCTTGACGTATTGATCCAGGATTGAATGGACCTTGATCACTTCCTCAGTGGTTAGCTTTGAGATATAAGGCGCTCCGGCGGCGCGGTCTGCAAGGTGCAGGTAGCGCAACGCCTCATCAAACGCACCCCAGATGTTTCCATATTTAAAAATTTGCCAGGTCCCGATGAGGTCTTGTTGCAATTGTCTGGCCCTGTTTAAGTCTCCAGCCTGAAACGCCGTATACAAAGCCAGGGCCAAATGTGGGCAAAGGTTGTGGAGACCTCCCACAAAACCTGCGCACCCCATTTGTAATGCGACCACAATCAGGAATTCACTTCCCGTCAAGATCGAAAATCCCTCGTCACCCGCCATAAGTTCAAGCAGTGTCTGCAGGTTGATCAAGTCTTCATTGCTCACCTTGATGCCAAGAATGGTGGGAATCCTGCGTCGGAGTTCGGCAACCGTTTCCGGATGGAGCGGATTTTTTGTAAGTGCAGGATTATCGTAGAGGAATATCGGGCAATCCACAGCGGCGGCAATCTCAGAGAAATAAGCTAACAGATGCTCCTGCGAGGCATGGAAGTAAAAAGGGGGCAGGACAGACAGGTACGTGATCCCCTCCTGGGCGATTCGCTTCGCTTTACGGACAGCACGGCTTGTGCTGGTTTCGCCTAATCCGCCCATCACAGGGACGGCGCCGTTAACTTCTTCAATGACAGTTGCGATAGCGTGAAGCTGTTCGTCGTCGGTTAGAAATGCAAAGCCACCCATTGTACCGTTTGCAAGGATGCCATGGACACCCGCGTCGAGAAGGTAGCGAGTGAGCCGTCGGAGGGCCGTTTCATCAA contains:
- a CDS encoding ArgE/DapE family deacylase, translating into MSAKKGEHRSMSSVEQNIKDKVFSIVDDLEEKLADLCSELVRISSINPNYPGVNRNEVVGGEAACNEHLAQEYRRLGCKVDLWEEEPGRANVVGVLAGSGGGRSLIFNGHIDTVPVGNHADWKFQDPFSGVIDNGRLYGRGACDMKAGIAAQYIAAFAIKECGLKLRGDIILESVVGEETMDHELGTSACIRRGYRADAACVSEPTAPPLPLAVVPVTPGLLWMTLNCTGRATHSSVRDELIRAGGLGSRVGVNAIEKGMIILQSLQKLEEHWGQSKSHLLFKPGHFTIHPGVIRGGPHGVLIPFVISEFCEIEYAIWYPPQESEETIKQEIEEWIHRTAQLDPWLEKHPPTIEWKLNWPAAEISTEHPVAQCCHQAARAAGVQVEGDGSLFRGFAAVCDAAFLDAAGIPTVVCGPGSLLVAHAINEYVTLEDVVKSAKVYAWMALSWCGYDRN
- a CDS encoding GntR family transcriptional regulator is translated as MRGMFKSIRTDTTLKQKTLQLLTDAILSSKIKPGERLNESEVARMLHVSRAPVREAMQQLHEQGLIVNVPRRGMFVVSLDEESIQKINSLRLLLEAEALRLARLSGNSRGKEKLEHLVEKMEQTDYGPTSEVVHDDMEFHRMVWNLAGNEYLEKTLVSLTAPLFAHAMLTLLRKEKQRMLVGSHRTLLDFVLGRGRESAEEVILNHLRLGWNSPDKFSSIKESAILSASESRDMA
- a CDS encoding dihydrodipicolinate synthase family protein — protein: MKRRLSGVIPPIGTPLGDGDRVDETALRRLTRYLLDAGVHGILANGTMGGFAFLTDDEQLHAIATVIEEVNGAVPVMGGLGETSTSRAVRKAKRIAQEGITYLSVLPPFYFHASQEHLLAYFSEIAAAVDCPIFLYDNPALTKNPLHPETVAELRRRIPTILGIKVSNEDLINLQTLLELMAGDEGFSILTGSEFLIVVALQMGCAGFVGGLHNLCPHLALALYTAFQAGDLNRARQLQQDLIGTWQIFKYGNIWGAFDEALRYLHLADRAAGAPYISKLTTEEVIKVHSILDQYVKPYLDFPKRLKSQTP